From the genome of Methanofollis sp., one region includes:
- a CDS encoding class I SAM-dependent methyltransferase, whose product MDISLICRLFETLPRQGPGNDECTARAFRMIPDLPENPEVLDIGCGAGMQTLALARLCPDARITAVDVHPPVLADLERRAREAGVADRIRTVRASMDALPFEKNSFDLIWAEGSIFIIGFEKGLSYWREYLKDGGYMAVSDAVWFTADPSPEAKTFWAEVDPSLKTEEGVAEVIAAS is encoded by the coding sequence ATGGACATTTCCCTCATCTGCCGCCTCTTCGAGACCCTCCCCAGGCAGGGGCCGGGCAACGACGAGTGCACGGCCCGCGCCTTCCGCATGATCCCTGACCTCCCCGAGAACCCGGAGGTCCTGGATATCGGCTGCGGGGCCGGGATGCAGACCCTCGCCCTCGCACGCCTCTGCCCCGACGCGAGGATCACGGCCGTCGACGTCCACCCCCCTGTCCTCGCCGACCTGGAGAGGAGGGCGAGGGAGGCCGGGGTCGCCGACCGCATCAGGACGGTCAGGGCCTCGATGGATGCCCTGCCCTTCGAGAAAAATTCTTTCGACCTCATCTGGGCCGAGGGCTCGATCTTCATCATCGGCTTTGAGAAGGGCCTCTCGTACTGGCGGGAATACCTGAAAGATGGCGGATATATGGCCGTCTCCGATGCGGTCTGGTTCACCGCCGACCCCTCGCCTGAGGCAAAAACGTTCTGGGCGGAGGTCGACCCCTCGCTCAAGACCGAGGAGGGGGTGGCGGAGGTCATCGCCGCCTCCG